The window ttTTTTAGTAGTCcgtagatgttaaaaaaacaaacaatttttttttcagacTGTAGACGTTTGATTcatctcttctactgcagaggtctacaAATGTGGTCCGCAGACCGCAAACATTTTGCCATACAAAAAATAAGCaccaaagtatatatatatatatatatatatatatatatatatatatatatatatatatatatatatatatatatatatatatatatatatatatatatatatatatatagagagagagagagagagagagagagagagagagagagagagagagagagagagagagagagagagagagagagagagagagagagagagagagagagagagagagagagagagagagagagagagagagagagagagagagagagagagagagagagaggagagagagagagagagagagagagagagagagttgtgtCATATGATGTGGCATTTTCAAGACAAAAAGTGAAACAGCAAGGCAGGTCCTATATCTTTAAAAAATGATCCACTGACATGCAGCAAGGCCTTTTGCGCATCTAGCATCTATATAACTGGTGAGTCATGAGTTAGATCGCACTATATACCCTTTTCGTCCGTTTGCAATGGAGAACTTTGAAGGTAACTAAGAGCGATTTTGTTACAAATATTCCATTGTAATTTAAACTTCATGTTCAATCTGTAATTCTACCAAACTCCTTTGATGCTTTTAGTAATTTGGACCCCATATGGATCGCTTAATTTGTCCACTGTTTTTCTGGATTTGACATTTAAAAATGTACAGATGGTGCACGAGAACATTTACTATCAGTGAACGTAAACGAAAACGATGGATTTAATGGATCAGAAAGCAAGATTCAAGTGAAGAATTTGACAAGATGTTTAGATAAAGGAGCttcaatccttaaaaatgtgagtCTGGAGATACCAAGAGGCAAAATCATGGGGATCATAGGCCCGAGTGGTGGTGGTAAGTCAACGCTGCTAAGAGCACTCAATCGTCTGTGGGAACCGCCTTCAGGAACGGTGTTTCTTGACGGAAAAGATATCACCGGCGTTGATGTTCTTGAGCTTCGTCGGAAAGTGGGTATGCTGTTTCAGCTTCCAGTTTTGTTCGAAGGTACTAATTGAATCATATTCTAATATTGTTTTACTGATTGGGAAGCTAATTAAGATCTATTattgagtttatatatatatgatccaaGGGGTTAACCCCATTAATCGATCATGCAAGAGCTTAATCTCATGTGTCAAATTAGATCATCACTTTGATACATGTGTAACAAAACGAAATCCACTTATCTTCTCTATTTCATTGTCTTCGTTGTTCAGAACTTAGTATTATCCATTAGTGATCATTTATGTTCTTATTTGTGCTAATTAATTATGCTTTCTTTATGCTAATGCATACATTTGTTACTATCGGGAACTAAAAAGCGATTAAACAAATGACTAATAACATCCAATGGAATCTTGCTATTTGTACTTGGAATAAAATTGCATAATGTCGGGATTAAATATTATGTTCGATTTCTATTATTAATCATGttgtaattaaataaatataactatatatgtaacgTTATTCGTGTTATCTTTTTTTTAGGTTAAATTTTGTAACAGTTTTCAAATACGAGTAAATGATAACCTTTTTGTTGAACATCAgttcaataaataattaaaataagtcTTTTATTCTTATCTAGACCATTTATTTGGTTCAGAAAATAAATAGTATTTCTAACACTTGttccaaaaatatcatttatCCATTTATCATTTACTAAGAAAAAAAACACTAATCTGATTGATGATTGGGTAACATTTAGAGCTTAAACCATTTTCTAAAACAGGTACAGTTGCAGACAACATAAGATATGGGCCACTACTTAAAGGAAAGAAAATAAGTGATGAACAAGTGTACAAGTTGCTGACTTTTGCTGATCTTGACTCATCTTTCTTCAATAAACATGGCAACGAACTATCTGTTGGTCAAGCTCAAAGAGTTGCACTTGCTAGAACATTAGCCAATGAGCCAGAGGTAATTCGCTTTATTTTTGCTTAAATTGTGGTAAAGAGAGTAATTATGTAAAATTACCAAAATATCATTCTCTTTTGTTGTATAGGTTTTGTTGTTGGATGAACCAACAAGTGCATTGGATCCAATATCGACACAAAACATAGAAGATGTGTTGGTGAAATTGAAGAGTAAAGGGATGACGATTGTTATGGTTTCACATAGCATCAAACAAATTAAAAGGATTGCAGATGTGGTTTGTTTGCTTGTGGGTGGTGAAATTGTTGAAGTCTTGAGTTCAGAGAAACTCTCTGAAGCTAAACATCCTATGGCAAGAAGATTTCTTGATCTCAGCTCTTGATTTGTATTCAAAATGTGATATTTGCAAACCTTTTCAATTAAGACTCATCTAGCACCGAAGTTCCTGTAATTCTGTTTTAAGTCTTCTTGGATTGAATAATTAGTTGCTATTTATCCATATAGCTAGTGGAGTTCATTTAATCTCAATTTGGTTTAACAAAATAAAACCATGTTTTTTTGAAAGGAATGATGTAAAGTCCCAAATATTAtaagtgaattttttttttctttaaatcgaTCAAAATAACCATTCATCAATTTAGAAAATCCCATCAGAGTATAAATACATGTCATATAATTATCATAGTACAAAACAAGTTAAATCATGCGGAACACAGGTGGATGTGGTACAATCATGTCGACCTCTTCCCCTTGAACCGAAAGTATCTGAAACCACaaacataaaactgtaagcacaaagtttaatgattttcacaaaataccacataccatacatataattgTCATGGGCTACTCCTCGTCTTttcctggaatgccatgggccaTCCCCAGGGTCTTACAACCATGTGTCATGGCCACCTCCATGGTCTTTCCTTCAAATGTCATGGGCTATCCCCATGGTCTAACATACAATGGTCATGAGCTACCCttatggtctttcatacaaatatcATAGGCTACCCTTGGGGTCTTTTATAAGGATGAACATGGTGCATATTCATTATCAAATTCCAACTCTAGGATTGGAAAAAGTTTAAGGGTAGTTATCTAGTCGGATTCCATAAGAATGAACATGGTGCGTTGAACACTAAGGCCTCTTTACTTGATGTAATCAAGATTTATACTCAAACAAACCCAACTAAACAATGTTTGTGATGTGTGTTGGAATACACGTACAACAACTTATTTAATGGATTTAGATTTGTAAGATACAATTACTTAGTTTTCCAAATCACCAATAGATACATGGAGCATTTATTAAAACCATGTCCACACATCCTCACGCTCTGTCTTGCCCACTCCATAGGCTAAGATCAAGATTTGGTTCTGCCCATCGATAACTACCACAAAGAGCATGGTTCCTAAGGATTTCCTTTTAAGGTAGACAATGTCTATGACTCTTAATCATCACAAGCTCTTAATAGATGTTTAAAGTTGCAAATGATATGTGTTACAAACAATTCAGTATGATAAACAGTTCATGTTATATGTCATAATGAAATTGAATCTTACCGCATAACTGATGGATACTAATAAGATCTTAAACTGACCATGCTTATTCGTCTTAATGTGTGTTACAGTGCCTTCATGCTCCTTCTTTATATTGTGCAAATACACAAGAAGTCATGCAAATGGATTTTGCAGCATCACCCTCAGAAGTTCCAAGGCATAACACTTTGTACACCATATTTGAGAGTAGGAAATGTCTATTTTGTATCAAGAATAGATATCTCGATGTAAATACTCCCACCATATACCATCTTATCACTATAAAATATTCTCTCTTCTAACAAAACGGACCAACACTTTTTTACTTAGTTGGCGATGTTTGGGATGTATTTCGATTTTTAAACATGTTTATTTATCCACATGCTTTCACTCTTAGAAAACAATTAATGTTTTGATCTAATTTTTTTGGCAGATTTCATTATTCTAATATACCCCACATCCGCTAAGTACAATCTTTATCATTACAATCATATGTTTTTGCAGATTTCATTATTCTAATACCAAATTCTCTTAACACATTTTAATCTgacatatattttcaaatattcTTTGCTTTTTAACAATTAAAATATTGAGCATATATGATGTAGGTTCATGGGTGATGGTGTTTATGTGTCAActaggggtgtcaatttatgacacgacacgacacgaaacgaaattgagACGAAATCGAAATTCGAATCCGTGTTCGTGTCAAATGTAAAACGTAttcatgtcgtgtcgtgtttaaAATTCGACACGAAACTGACACAAGTTAGCATGTGTTTGTCGTATTTTTCGTGTTATATGTGATTAAGTaggaattaaataaattaataattgaattatattatatttttcgTGTTTTAATCAACTATTTTTCGTGTTAATAACAATAAATACAACATTGTTTCGTGTTCATGTTACATAAAACCTTGTCAGGTCAGACAAAAACATGACATGACCGCTCGATTTGACACCCCTAATGTCAAAAAGGCCTGACATTGGCGTTAGAAGTGATATCGTGGGAGGCATACCCAAAAAAGAatgaagtatttttttttttaccttttttatCCTTAGATTCTTAGTACTCAAGTTACCTTTTTTCGAAATCAGATACACCCTTACATTGTTTAACAACTCCTTATGTGATTCTAATTTCAAACAATTAAGTGACAATAACAAATCTGAACATTCATTTTATGAACATCATCCTTACATGTAGCCACATCACTTATACCTTTGAGAGACCGTGTTTGTACTTGGGAGGACTAACTGATTAGATTCCATTTGTGTTTTGTAAACAATAGTTATATTCACCATAAATAGTTGTATTTGGTACATTACAGGAAAATACAGACTATTTAGCCTCTGTGCTTTATACATTGGATAAAAATAATGACTAGCTCCCCTTGTGTTGTTACATTAGAGGAATATGTTGACTAGCTCCCAATTTTTTTGTGTACAAAACAATTTTATTCATCAGATAAGTGATATGACGTGTCCGATCTCTAGAGTCTAACAATATTATCCACTTGATTGCTTCCAGCCTCAAACCTATTTCTAACTAATCGATTTCCACCCAAACTATTTCAGCTAGAATTATTTCCATAAGATTGATTAGCATAAGCAGATCTATTTccaatatatattttaatttggaCAACATTAACAATTACTTGCaaagatatcatcaacataaacaaACTAGCAacaaggtcaattcgaaattTTGAACCACTATATGTAAGATATGAATATTGATTCCCAATTAGGTGTTCGAAAATGTTAGAGTTTCACACCAACAATAAAGGTAAATAAAAAAACACTTTCtcaattttgttaattttttatgCAAGTTTACATGTTATcccttatttattattttttacaatttttttaaacGACTTAATGATTTTATAGACTCACGTTAACAAAACACTAACGAAGATAAAacatacaaataaaaaaaaaaaccacataACATCAAATTACTAGTTTCACATTAGTAGGCCACCCACCCAATTGATTTTCCGACTCCTACTTCTATTGTTACTCCAAAAGAAAGATTGGATAACTATATGATCCTACTTATATTACAACAACTAGATATAAACtcatgtattacacgggtttattaaaaaaagattaaatattaaaatgtaaaaaataaacattttttaaaataaaagcttgaaataagaaaataaagaaacgtattaattgcaatttagtatgacatttaatactttacatatataaatatataaatattatatggttttttaattttaaaatttgaaaaaccctaaaaattgacatgtggatattatttatttcaaaaatattacAAAATGACAAGTATCAAAACTCACAAGAGATTGAATGTGACAAAATTgatctttatttattatagtTGATGTTTCtctctcctcctcctcctcctcctcctccttctctctctctctctctctctatatatatatatatatatatatatatatatatatatatatatatatatatatatatatatatatatatatatatatatatatatatatatatatatatatatatatatatggaaaatttaattactaatttaatatctggaaaattttgaaatatcCCATCCCATTCTATTAAACTATAGTCTCATATTTCAACCATCTGCTCCATCGGAGGATCACCGTCAAATCATTACCGGACCACCGTCAAACAACCACCAGACCACCGCCGGAAACAACTGACACGCCGTCGAAAATCTGCCTTTTCACTCTCAACGTATCTTATTGTCACTTCCCCGTTTCACCACCACTCGTTCCGCTCGTCAGAAACCATCTCATGCTATCCTCTTCGATCTTGATATACTTTTATCGGCCACCATCGAATTGCATCTCAAACCAACAAAGTATCGTTTTGGTCTCTGCACAACCactttgtaacaccgtgaaaatttacaaccaatttaaacctttcaaaaacaacccatattcattaagttattacaaaaaagttttcaattcatttattatcagagtatcccagaacatcaacataaaattgaggagcggtacgatcacgcattcTCCTTGTCAcgatctcctaaagtacctgaaacaatacactgaaactgtaagcccgaaagcttagtgagttacccccaaaataccaaccacagtagcatacacatatcatatcatatcatatcataacagaacagccatgcatatcgagtctatagtgtgactggtccgcctgcaccaggccttcagtccacccggtccactctctttCCGAgtttacagtatgactggtccacccacaccgggccttcagcccacctggtccactctctgagtctacagtatgactggtccgcccacatcgggccttcagtctatttggtccactcttcgagcctcggcacgtctggtccgccctcttggggccttcagtcTATCAAGACCGCTCGCCGGGCTTTtggtctaaccggtccgccctgggtatgttggcctacaactcaaagcaggacccgcctcaacccaatcccaatccaacaaccatgtgcacataaacatataatcatatagcaattcacaactaatctaccgatctagcagatcacataacatatcaacagactaaccaggataccgacctaaccggtcactaacataacatca of the Lactuca sativa cultivar Salinas chromosome 6, Lsat_Salinas_v11, whole genome shotgun sequence genome contains:
- the LOC111878290 gene encoding ABC transporter I family member 17, which translates into the protein MENFEDGAREHLLSVNVNENDGFNGSESKIQVKNLTRCLDKGASILKNVSLEIPRGKIMGIIGPSGGGKSTLLRALNRLWEPPSGTVFLDGKDITGVDVLELRRKVGMLFQLPVLFEGTVADNIRYGPLLKGKKISDEQVYKLLTFADLDSSFFNKHGNELSVGQAQRVALARTLANEPEVLLLDEPTSALDPISTQNIEDVLVKLKSKGMTIVMVSHSIKQIKRIADVVCLLVGGEIVEVLSSEKLSEAKHPMARRFLDLSS